The Lysobacter sp. HDW10 genome window below encodes:
- a CDS encoding YerC/YecD family TrpR-related protein, producing the protein MKIRPYSPTKRESDTDFHSLARALAALDDPKKVAAFLRDLCTPAELESMCDRWKVVPQIASGEPYRAIHDKTGVSVTTIGRVARTLEQGAGGYAAALATQTPSP; encoded by the coding sequence ATGAAAATCCGGCCCTATAGCCCCACGAAGCGTGAATCCGACACAGACTTTCATTCGCTCGCGCGTGCACTCGCGGCACTCGACGATCCGAAAAAGGTCGCTGCATTCCTGCGCGACCTCTGTACGCCGGCCGAACTTGAATCGATGTGTGACCGATGGAAGGTCGTGCCGCAGATTGCCTCCGGTGAGCCGTACCGCGCGATTCATGACAAAACCGGCGTCAGTGTCACGACGATCGGTCGCGTTGCGCGCACCTTGGAGCAGGGCGCAGGTGGTTACGCCGCGGCACTCGCAACACAAACACCTTCCCCTTGA
- a CDS encoding M23 family metallopeptidase, protein MRHLWRLLFFVLASATAHAQSIDTSRVISLPTEALEGSLVIGHAPVGARVSVFDKDIRVGADGAFVFAVPRETKGSVRVTFTTTAHESYSKQVKVLPKEWVEQRVNGVPPATVNPPPAIAERIAREQASVVEARKRNDNREDFLQTFIWPVKGRISGQFGNRRVYNGQPGAAHSGADIAAAKDTPIKAPADGVITFANPDLYLTGGTVVLDHGFGVSTNYLHMSRIDVKVGDVVKQGDILGAVGATGRATGPHLHWGMSWFETRVDPLLMVQGQ, encoded by the coding sequence ATGAGGCACCTGTGGCGCCTGCTGTTTTTTGTATTGGCGAGCGCCACCGCACATGCACAGTCGATCGACACGTCGCGCGTGATTTCACTGCCGACTGAAGCGCTGGAAGGCAGCCTGGTGATCGGTCATGCACCTGTGGGTGCACGCGTTTCAGTTTTTGACAAAGATATCCGAGTCGGCGCTGACGGCGCATTCGTTTTCGCGGTGCCCCGCGAAACGAAAGGCAGCGTACGCGTCACCTTCACCACGACGGCTCACGAATCCTATTCAAAGCAAGTCAAAGTGCTGCCTAAAGAATGGGTGGAGCAGCGCGTGAACGGTGTGCCGCCCGCGACCGTGAACCCACCGCCTGCCATTGCCGAACGCATTGCGCGCGAGCAAGCCAGCGTGGTCGAAGCACGCAAGCGCAACGACAACCGGGAAGACTTTCTGCAAACCTTTATTTGGCCCGTCAAAGGCCGAATCAGTGGCCAGTTCGGCAATAGACGCGTGTACAACGGACAGCCGGGCGCGGCGCATTCGGGTGCCGATATTGCTGCGGCCAAAGACACGCCCATCAAAGCACCCGCAGATGGCGTCATTACGTTCGCGAACCCGGATCTATATCTCACCGGCGGCACAGTCGTGCTCGATCATGGTTTCGGCGTCAGCACCAATTACCTGCACATGTCGCGCATCGACGTCAAAGTCGGCGATGTGGTGAAACAAGGCGATATTCTCGGCGCGGTGGGCGCTACCGGACGCGCCACGGGTCCCCATTTGCATTGGGGCATGAGCTGGTTTGAAACGCGCGTGGACCCGTTGTTGATGGTGCAAGGCCAATAA
- the cysS gene encoding cysteine--tRNA ligase codes for MSLHLYNSLSRTLEPFAPADPDCPTLYLCGPTVYNYVHIGNARGPVVFDVLAALLRRRYKALKYARNITDVDDKINAAAKEAGVPISVITDKYAHAYVEDMSALGVQAPDIAPAATAHIAEMIAMIETLIENGHAYAAEGHVLFSVNAFADYGKLSRRDIEDMRAGARVEVAPYKRDPGDFVLWKPSTDDLPGWTSPWGRGRPGWHIECSAMAAKHLGETIDIHAGGVDLQFPHHENEIAQSECAHGGKVFARWWLHNGMLNFDGAKMSKSVGNIERVHELIQKHPPEALRLALLSAHYRQPLEWSDRLVDQSIRTLDRLYGTLRELDGIEAQAVIPDSIEAALNDDLNTPAALAEIARIAADARKATSMEDKVRLKSELLGAGLALRLLQQEPDTWFSRGATEDEDASIQALVDARTEAKQNRDFAKADALRAQLDGLGIQLEDTPQGVRWTRKA; via the coding sequence ATGAGCCTGCATCTTTACAACAGCCTGAGCCGGACACTGGAACCCTTCGCACCCGCGGACCCCGATTGCCCGACCCTGTATCTCTGCGGGCCCACGGTCTACAACTACGTCCATATCGGCAATGCGCGCGGCCCCGTCGTTTTCGATGTGCTCGCCGCCCTCCTGCGCCGCCGCTACAAGGCCTTGAAGTACGCGCGCAACATTACGGACGTCGACGACAAGATCAACGCGGCGGCCAAAGAAGCCGGCGTGCCGATCAGTGTCATTACAGACAAATACGCCCATGCGTATGTGGAAGACATGTCAGCGCTCGGTGTGCAGGCCCCGGACATTGCACCAGCGGCAACCGCGCACATCGCCGAGATGATCGCCATGATCGAAACGCTGATCGAGAACGGTCATGCCTACGCCGCCGAAGGCCATGTGCTGTTTTCCGTGAACGCGTTTGCTGACTACGGCAAGCTGTCACGGCGCGATATTGAAGACATGCGCGCAGGCGCACGGGTGGAAGTTGCGCCCTACAAACGCGACCCGGGCGATTTTGTCCTGTGGAAGCCTTCGACCGACGACTTGCCCGGCTGGACCTCGCCTTGGGGCCGCGGTCGCCCCGGCTGGCACATCGAATGCTCAGCCATGGCCGCCAAACACTTAGGCGAAACGATCGACATCCATGCAGGCGGCGTGGATTTGCAGTTTCCACATCACGAAAATGAAATCGCGCAAAGCGAGTGCGCCCACGGCGGCAAAGTGTTTGCGCGCTGGTGGTTGCACAACGGCATGCTCAATTTCGACGGCGCCAAGATGAGTAAGTCCGTCGGCAATATCGAGCGCGTGCACGAACTCATTCAGAAGCATCCGCCGGAAGCCCTGCGCTTGGCATTGCTGTCGGCACATTACCGTCAACCGCTTGAATGGTCTGACCGGCTTGTTGATCAAAGCATTCGGACGCTGGATCGCCTTTACGGCACCCTGCGCGAGCTCGACGGCATTGAGGCACAGGCAGTGATTCCAGACAGCATCGAAGCGGCCTTGAATGACGATTTGAATACGCCCGCTGCGCTCGCAGAGATCGCACGCATTGCGGCGGATGCGCGCAAAGCCACTTCAATGGAAGACAAAGTGCGCTTGAAGTCCGAACTACTCGGCGCAGGTCTTGCGCTGCGCCTACTGCAACAAGAGCCCGACACTTGGTTCTCGCGTGGCGCGACTGAAGACGAAGATGCAAGCATTCAAGCCTTGGTGGATGCGCGCACTGAAGCCAAACAGAACCGCGACTTTGCGAAGGCCGATGCACTGCGTGCACAGCTCGATGGCTTAGGCATTCAATTGGAAGACACACCACAAGGTGTGCGCTGGACCAGGAAAGCCTAA
- a CDS encoding SufE family protein has product MSLFPMEASTQEAQAAITDEFTLFSDWSERYQYLIDLGKKLPPLDDAFKTETYRLHGCQSNVWITHRLEDGRLYFDAASDSTIVAGLIFLALRVYSGRAPDEILATTPDYVRTIGLERHLSPTRSNGHAALLQFIQDRASDAQ; this is encoded by the coding sequence ATGTCACTTTTCCCGATGGAAGCGTCCACGCAAGAAGCGCAAGCGGCAATCACCGACGAATTCACTTTGTTCAGCGATTGGTCCGAGCGCTATCAATATTTGATCGACCTCGGCAAAAAACTGCCACCGCTGGACGACGCGTTCAAGACAGAAACCTATCGCTTGCATGGCTGCCAATCCAATGTATGGATAACGCATCGCCTTGAGGATGGCCGTCTGTATTTTGATGCCGCCAGTGATTCAACCATCGTCGCAGGTCTGATTTTTCTTGCCCTGCGTGTGTATTCCGGCCGCGCACCTGACGAGATTCTTGCAACAACGCCAGATTACGTTCGTACCATCGGACTGGAACGCCATCTTTCGCCGACCCGCTCCAATGGACACGCTGCATTACTACAGTTCATTCAAGACCGCGCGAGCGACGCCCAGTGA
- the yidD gene encoding membrane protein insertion efficiency factor YidD yields the protein MISEILIFCIRIYKRLLSPLLGPRCRFYPSCSTYGIEAIQRFGPLHGGWLTMKRIVRCHPLNPGGIDPVPEKTDKEPKCHRH from the coding sequence GTGATTTCAGAAATCCTCATTTTTTGCATTCGCATTTACAAGCGATTGCTGAGTCCGCTGTTGGGACCACGCTGCCGTTTTTACCCCAGTTGCTCTACGTATGGTATCGAAGCGATTCAACGCTTCGGTCCACTTCACGGCGGTTGGCTCACAATGAAACGTATCGTGCGCTGTCATCCCCTCAATCCTGGTGGGATCGATCCCGTACCCGAAAAAACCGACAAGGAGCCGAAATGTCATCGACATTGA
- the dksA gene encoding RNA polymerase-binding protein DksA, with protein sequence MAVKKTAKKAVKTTAKTSTKAKAPAKKSAPAKKPVVAKKVVKPAAKAVKSAKPAAKPVAKAAKKTVKAPVKVAKKPVVAKAPAKKAAPAKAVAKAAKPSASKAPAKKAVVVAKKAPVVAVKKTAPVKAAPVKAVKAPAKKAAPAPVAKPAPTPAPAPAPVKKSASVAAPAKKSGKKAVAPAPAPRPIPPAPPRERPTGKTLIAKTPTEKVAPKSSKVKVVKYDIDRETKRPILPAGYKPSVEEEYMNPLHIEYFRQKLLDRRASLVAESKQTIESLKEEVRDVGDDAERASRETENALELRERDRNRKMIGKLDSILRRIDNGDYGYCVDTGEEIGLERLEARPEAERTLDAQGRREHLQRQFSD encoded by the coding sequence GTGGCAGTCAAGAAAACAGCAAAGAAAGCAGTGAAAACCACTGCGAAGACCAGCACCAAGGCCAAGGCGCCCGCCAAGAAGTCGGCACCTGCAAAGAAACCGGTCGTGGCAAAGAAAGTGGTGAAGCCGGCCGCGAAAGCGGTCAAGTCGGCCAAACCCGCTGCTAAGCCAGTCGCCAAAGCGGCCAAAAAGACCGTGAAAGCACCTGTGAAGGTCGCCAAGAAGCCCGTCGTTGCCAAAGCACCTGCGAAAAAGGCTGCGCCTGCAAAGGCTGTGGCGAAGGCTGCAAAGCCCTCGGCGAGCAAAGCGCCTGCGAAGAAAGCAGTCGTCGTTGCCAAGAAGGCCCCCGTTGTTGCAGTGAAGAAGACTGCACCGGTCAAAGCCGCGCCCGTAAAGGCGGTCAAAGCACCGGCTAAGAAAGCTGCACCGGCACCCGTTGCCAAGCCCGCACCGACGCCGGCACCGGCACCGGCACCGGTCAAGAAGTCGGCCAGCGTCGCAGCTCCGGCAAAGAAGAGCGGTAAGAAGGCCGTCGCACCGGCACCGGCACCGCGTCCGATTCCGCCGGCACCGCCGCGCGAACGCCCGACCGGCAAAACCCTGATCGCCAAGACGCCGACCGAAAAAGTCGCGCCGAAGTCGTCCAAGGTCAAAGTCGTCAAATACGACATTGATCGCGAAACCAAACGCCCGATTTTGCCGGCCGGCTACAAGCCGTCGGTGGAAGAGGAATACATGAATCCGCTGCACATCGAGTACTTCCGTCAGAAGTTGCTCGATCGTCGCGCTTCTTTGGTGGCCGAATCGAAGCAAACGATCGAAAGCCTGAAAGAAGAAGTGCGCGATGTGGGTGATGATGCCGAACGCGCCAGCCGTGAAACAGAAAATGCGTTGGAACTGCGCGAACGCGATCGCAACCGCAAAATGATCGGCAAGCTCGATTCAATCTTGCGTCGCATCGATAACGGCGACTACGGCTACTGCGTCGATACCGGTGAAGAAATCGGCCTCGAACGTTTGGAAGCACGCCCGGAAGCCGAGCGCACCTTGGATGCGCAAGGCCGTCGCGAACACCTGCAACGTCAGTTCAGCGACTAA
- a CDS encoding dihydroorotase, with translation MSSTLITNARIVNEGREYVADLRIEGDRIALIGDALASKPGETVRDAKGAWLMPGMVDDQVHFRDPGLTHKGDLATESRAAVAGGITSFMDMPNTVPPTLSADVLEAKYANAKGRSAGNYGFYMGASNDNLEHIKVIDPLATPGVKVFMGASTGNMLVDNPETLNGIFAAAPVPIITHCEDTPMIDAMMAKYQAEYGDALSAEQHPDIRCREACIKSTRLALELARKHDARLHVLHISTADELALFERGPLIRADGTRKRITAETCVHFLHFDRADYATLGNFIKCNPAIKDESDRLAILQALAEDVLDVLATDHAPHTLEEKQSPYAKAPSGLPLVQYALISALERAHEGALTRSQVVQKFAHAPAQLFDVKDRGFIREGGYADLVLVESKPFTVKREEVLSKCGWSPFEGQTFHHRIASTWVNGELAWDGTAILNASAGRRMEFAR, from the coding sequence ATGTCATCGACATTGATCACCAACGCGCGCATTGTGAACGAAGGACGGGAGTACGTCGCCGATTTGCGTATTGAAGGCGACCGCATTGCATTGATTGGTGATGCCTTGGCGAGCAAACCCGGCGAAACAGTGCGCGATGCCAAGGGCGCGTGGTTGATGCCCGGTATGGTTGACGATCAAGTCCACTTTCGTGACCCCGGCCTGACGCATAAGGGCGACTTGGCAACAGAATCGCGCGCTGCGGTGGCGGGTGGCATCACCAGCTTCATGGATATGCCGAATACCGTGCCGCCCACGCTGTCCGCAGACGTCTTGGAAGCCAAATATGCGAATGCCAAAGGTCGAAGCGCTGGCAACTATGGCTTCTACATGGGCGCAAGCAACGACAACTTAGAACACATCAAAGTGATTGACCCGCTGGCGACACCTGGCGTCAAAGTGTTTATGGGTGCATCAACGGGCAACATGTTGGTGGACAACCCGGAAACCCTAAACGGCATTTTCGCCGCGGCCCCTGTGCCGATCATTACGCATTGCGAAGACACCCCGATGATCGACGCAATGATGGCCAAGTACCAAGCGGAATACGGCGATGCATTGAGTGCCGAGCAGCATCCGGACATTCGTTGCCGCGAAGCTTGCATCAAATCGACGCGCTTGGCTTTGGAACTCGCCCGCAAGCACGATGCGCGATTGCACGTGCTGCACATTTCGACAGCAGATGAATTGGCCTTGTTTGAACGCGGCCCGTTGATTCGTGCGGATGGCACGCGCAAACGCATCACGGCAGAAACCTGCGTGCACTTCTTACATTTCGATCGTGCCGACTACGCCACGCTCGGAAACTTCATCAAATGTAATCCGGCGATTAAAGACGAATCGGATCGCTTGGCCATTCTGCAAGCCTTGGCGGAAGACGTGCTGGATGTGCTGGCCACCGATCATGCCCCGCATACCTTGGAAGAGAAGCAATCGCCCTACGCGAAAGCGCCCAGCGGCTTGCCATTGGTGCAATACGCATTGATCTCGGCCCTTGAGCGCGCACATGAAGGTGCCCTCACCCGCTCGCAAGTGGTGCAGAAATTCGCGCACGCACCGGCGCAACTTTTTGATGTCAAAGACCGTGGCTTTATTCGCGAAGGTGGCTATGCCGATTTGGTCTTGGTTGAATCCAAACCCTTCACGGTCAAACGTGAAGAGGTGTTGAGCAAATGCGGTTGGTCGCCGTTTGAGGGTCAGACCTTTCATCACCGCATCGCATCGACTTGGGTGAACGGTGAATTGGCGTGGGACGGCACGGCAATCCTCAATGCATCGGCGGGTCGACGCATGGAATTTGCCCGATGA
- the hisG gene encoding ATP phosphoribosyltransferase gives MNPKPAPMRRDRLRIAIQKNGRLSEPARALLSACGLVWRERPDKLFCYGENVPVDLLLVRDDDIPGLIHSGLCDLGIVGRNVLAEHAGQMGQAANFSEWRALAFGGCKLSLAIPNDWTWQGVAQLSGMRIATSYPALTRAWLQQQSVDAEVVVLSGSVEIAPRLGQADLICDLVSSGATLAANQLKPVCDVLQSEAVLAGPVAELDPDLNEIAQVLLQRLDGVLRIRDSKLLIFQTTREAAADVLKLLPNSEPPTSYSVDGGELLAMQALCHGLVSWQQLEALKRAGARGLMVLPVERMLA, from the coding sequence ATGAACCCAAAGCCCGCGCCAATGCGCCGCGATCGCTTGCGCATTGCAATCCAAAAGAATGGTCGTCTGAGTGAGCCGGCGCGTGCCTTGCTCAGCGCATGTGGACTGGTGTGGCGCGAGCGTCCAGACAAACTGTTTTGCTACGGCGAAAACGTACCTGTTGATCTGCTATTGGTACGCGACGACGACATTCCCGGCCTGATTCACAGTGGGCTGTGCGATTTAGGCATTGTCGGCCGCAACGTGTTGGCCGAACACGCAGGTCAAATGGGGCAGGCCGCAAATTTCAGCGAATGGCGCGCGCTTGCTTTCGGCGGTTGCAAGCTCTCGTTGGCGATCCCGAACGACTGGACATGGCAAGGCGTTGCGCAACTAAGCGGCATGCGCATCGCTACTTCTTATCCGGCGTTGACACGCGCTTGGTTGCAACAGCAATCGGTGGACGCGGAAGTCGTTGTCCTTTCGGGTTCAGTCGAAATTGCGCCGCGTCTTGGGCAAGCAGACCTGATCTGCGACCTCGTTTCAAGTGGGGCAACGCTTGCAGCAAATCAGCTCAAGCCCGTGTGTGATGTGCTTCAAAGCGAAGCTGTGCTTGCCGGACCCGTGGCCGAACTCGATCCGGATCTCAATGAGATTGCGCAGGTGTTGTTGCAGCGACTCGACGGCGTACTGCGCATACGCGACAGCAAACTGTTGATCTTTCAAACCACGCGTGAGGCGGCGGCCGATGTGTTGAAGCTGTTGCCGAACTCCGAGCCACCGACAAGTTATTCCGTCGATGGCGGCGAACTGTTGGCGATGCAGGCGCTGTGTCATGGCTTGGTCAGCTGGCAGCAATTGGAAGCCTTGAAACGTGCGGGTGCACGCGGGTTGATGGTGCTACCCGTTGAAAGGATGTTGGCGTGA
- the hisD gene encoding histidinol dehydrogenase has translation MRRIHWNEADTTLRTQLLARPARTIALETSVRVSEIIAEVATHGDRALRTLTEQFDKVSLDHFEVDEAERQAAFDVLQPDLLSAIKEAAARIECFHRAGMPLPYAVDTTQGVRCERVLRPITTVGLYVPAGSAPLPSTALMLSIPAMLAGCEEVVLCTPPRPDGRADPAVVVAAHFAPNVRIFKLGGAQAIAAMSLGTETVPRCDKVFGPGNAYVDEAKRQVAQRQGGPAIDMPAGPSEVLVIADAGANAAYVAADLLSQAEHGPDSQVILLSDDDALLEAAALEVERQIATLPRAAIARLALAHARFIRVADIAEAIAVSNDYAPEHLILSVREPEQWLSSVQNAGTVFMGDWTPESLGDYCTGSNHVLPTGGAARAWSGLSVSSFMKALTVQTASRSGLGTIGPCAARLAEAEGLDAHARAVQIRLAASA, from the coding sequence GTGAGGCGTATCCATTGGAATGAAGCCGATACGACGCTTCGTACGCAACTCCTCGCGCGTCCTGCGCGCACCATTGCTTTGGAAACAAGCGTTCGCGTGAGCGAAATCATTGCCGAAGTCGCGACGCACGGCGATCGCGCGCTTCGCACGCTGACGGAACAGTTCGACAAGGTGTCTCTCGATCATTTTGAGGTGGACGAGGCGGAGCGCCAAGCCGCGTTTGATGTACTTCAGCCCGATCTGCTTTCAGCCATCAAAGAAGCGGCTGCGCGCATCGAATGCTTTCACCGTGCAGGGATGCCCTTACCCTATGCGGTCGACACGACACAAGGCGTGCGCTGTGAACGCGTGTTGCGGCCAATTACTACGGTGGGTCTTTATGTCCCGGCAGGGAGTGCGCCCCTGCCGTCGACGGCATTGATGCTGTCCATCCCAGCGATGCTGGCCGGCTGCGAAGAAGTCGTACTGTGCACGCCGCCACGACCCGACGGGCGAGCAGATCCGGCCGTGGTGGTGGCCGCGCACTTTGCACCGAATGTTCGGATATTCAAACTAGGCGGCGCACAGGCCATCGCTGCAATGAGTCTTGGGACGGAAACCGTACCGCGGTGCGATAAGGTTTTCGGTCCTGGTAATGCGTATGTAGACGAAGCCAAGCGACAGGTTGCTCAGCGTCAGGGTGGGCCTGCAATAGATATGCCCGCCGGCCCGTCGGAAGTGTTGGTCATCGCAGACGCCGGCGCGAATGCGGCCTATGTGGCTGCAGACCTGTTGTCACAGGCGGAGCATGGACCTGATTCGCAAGTGATTCTGCTGAGCGACGACGATGCACTGCTTGAAGCAGCCGCGCTGGAAGTCGAGCGACAGATCGCGACGCTCCCGCGTGCGGCGATTGCGCGTCTTGCCTTGGCGCATGCGCGTTTTATTCGCGTCGCGGACATTGCAGAAGCGATTGCCGTCAGCAATGACTACGCGCCTGAGCATTTGATCTTGAGCGTACGCGAACCCGAGCAATGGCTGTCATCCGTACAGAATGCCGGTACGGTCTTCATGGGCGATTGGACACCTGAATCGTTGGGCGACTATTGCACCGGTAGCAACCACGTTTTGCCGACGGGTGGCGCGGCGCGCGCATGGAGTGGGTTGTCAGTCTCGAGCTTTATGAAGGCCTTGACGGTACAGACGGCGAGTCGTTCGGGGCTTGGCACGATTGGCCCGTGTGCGGCACGTTTGGCGGAAGCAGAAGGCCTCGATGCGCATGCGCGCGCAGTGCAAATTCGATTGGCGGCAAGCGCATGA
- the hisC gene encoding histidinol-phosphate transaminase, translated as MSTAEILLREDLRAFGGYRSARSDVLDGDIWLNANESPSASLSDSSGTLRRYPDPQPSALREALSELYGVAPTQLLLTRGSDEGIDLLVRTFCAPGQGAVVIAPPVFGMYAVVAKLQGARVIEVPALDTPEGWRSDLDAMATAALSNDAPLVFICNPGNPSGECIALEDIAKLATRLASKALVVVDAAYAEFADEDACVSLVDTYDNLVLLRTLSKAHALAGARIGSVIAAPTLIGMLKRSQAPYPLAQPAVQAALDALTTRVLAATRDAVLVVRQQRTRLRDALLRFPCVRRVYPSHGNFLLVRFEDAESVLACLLGAGVIVRDMRATPGLEDALRISIGTAEQIDCVISALTQPRVQA; from the coding sequence ATGAGCACGGCGGAGATATTGCTGCGCGAGGACCTCCGTGCTTTTGGCGGCTATCGCTCTGCACGCAGCGATGTGTTGGATGGCGATATTTGGCTCAACGCCAATGAATCTCCATCGGCGTCCTTAAGTGATTCAAGCGGAACACTCCGTCGATATCCTGATCCGCAACCAAGCGCACTCCGCGAAGCGCTTTCTGAACTCTATGGCGTTGCGCCAACGCAACTTTTGTTGACGCGCGGAAGCGACGAAGGGATCGATCTACTTGTTCGTACATTTTGCGCGCCGGGTCAGGGTGCGGTTGTCATAGCGCCGCCGGTATTTGGTATGTATGCGGTGGTCGCAAAGCTCCAAGGTGCGCGTGTCATTGAAGTGCCCGCATTGGATACGCCCGAAGGTTGGCGAAGCGATCTTGATGCGATGGCCACGGCAGCCCTGAGCAACGATGCCCCCCTCGTTTTTATCTGCAACCCGGGTAATCCAAGCGGTGAGTGCATCGCCTTGGAAGACATTGCGAAGCTCGCAACGCGCTTAGCGAGTAAGGCCTTGGTCGTGGTCGATGCTGCGTATGCGGAGTTTGCAGACGAGGATGCATGCGTGTCGCTCGTCGATACCTATGACAACCTTGTTCTGCTGCGCACACTGTCCAAGGCGCACGCACTTGCGGGTGCGCGCATTGGCAGCGTGATTGCCGCACCGACGTTGATCGGCATGCTCAAACGTAGCCAAGCGCCGTATCCCCTTGCACAGCCAGCGGTACAGGCAGCATTGGACGCACTTACGACGCGGGTGTTAGCCGCGACGCGTGATGCGGTCTTGGTCGTTCGGCAGCAGCGGACGCGTTTGCGAGATGCGTTGTTGCGTTTTCCATGTGTGCGGCGCGTCTATCCCTCACACGGAAACTTTCTACTCGTGCGTTTTGAAGATGCGGAGTCCGTGTTGGCATGCCTGCTTGGCGCGGGTGTCATCGTGCGCGATATGCGCGCAACGCCCGGTCTGGAAGATGCGCTGCGGATTAGCATTGGGACAGCCGAACAAATCGATTGTGTGATTTCTGCGCTCACGCAGCCGAGGGTGCAGGCATGA
- a CDS encoding MFS transporter: protein MVYRIATMLSYQIVAVTVGWHIYSLTRDPWQLGLIGLAEVIPFFCVAPFAGHLVDTLPRRKLGMAASTLLGINAIVLTFIASGHISFNGTWPIYAAVMVGGVGRAFLGPIYNALFGRVLTRAQFPKGASLGSVIFQLGLVLGPAIGGLIVGHFGKATAYATSTVFVVLAIFALAVMKVTEPVQTQNRGPVFQSIGEGLKFVFGHQILLAALALDMFAVLFGGAISLAPAFIKDVLNAGPEALGMLRGAPALGSVCVALWLSRHPLDKNAGKIMLFAVAGFGACMIGFGLSKVLWLSIVFLLISGMFDGVSVILRSTVLQLATPDDMRGRVSSVNSVFISSSNELGAFYAGSMAKLLGLVPAVVLGGFVTIGIVTATATLAPRLRKLNMRELH, encoded by the coding sequence ATGGTGTACCGCATCGCCACGATGCTTTCCTATCAAATCGTGGCGGTGACAGTCGGCTGGCATATCTACAGCCTGACGCGTGATCCATGGCAATTGGGTTTGATCGGATTGGCGGAAGTGATTCCGTTTTTTTGCGTCGCACCGTTTGCGGGACATCTGGTCGACACACTGCCGCGTCGCAAACTCGGTATGGCGGCGAGCACCCTGCTTGGCATCAATGCCATCGTCCTCACATTCATCGCTAGCGGACATATTTCTTTTAATGGCACCTGGCCGATTTATGCGGCCGTGATGGTGGGTGGCGTGGGCCGCGCCTTTCTGGGCCCGATTTACAACGCATTGTTTGGACGCGTGCTGACGCGCGCACAATTTCCCAAAGGCGCAAGCTTGGGCAGCGTGATTTTTCAACTCGGTCTCGTGCTCGGCCCGGCCATTGGCGGTTTGATTGTTGGGCATTTTGGAAAAGCCACCGCTTACGCCACGTCAACCGTATTCGTCGTATTAGCGATTTTTGCGCTTGCGGTCATGAAAGTGACCGAGCCTGTGCAAACGCAAAATCGTGGACCAGTGTTTCAAAGCATCGGTGAAGGTCTGAAATTCGTATTCGGACATCAGATCTTGTTGGCTGCTTTGGCACTCGACATGTTTGCCGTTTTGTTTGGCGGCGCGATTTCACTCGCACCTGCCTTTATCAAAGACGTGTTGAATGCAGGTCCGGAAGCTTTGGGCATGTTGCGCGGCGCGCCCGCCTTGGGTTCGGTCTGCGTCGCGCTATGGCTGTCGCGTCATCCCTTGGATAAAAACGCCGGCAAAATCATGCTGTTTGCCGTGGCGGGGTTTGGCGCCTGCATGATCGGTTTCGGACTCAGCAAAGTCCTTTGGCTGTCCATTGTGTTTTTGTTGATTTCGGGCATGTTCGACGGCGTGTCAGTGATCTTGCGCTCGACCGTGTTGCAACTTGCGACGCCGGACGACATGCGCGGGCGCGTGTCATCGGTGAATAGTGTGTTTATCAGCAGTTCGAATGAACTGGGTGCGTTCTATGCGGGCTCAATGGCCAAGTTGCTGGGACTGGTGCCCGCCGTGGTGCTCGGCGGCTTTGTCACGATTGGCATTGTGACTGCGACGGCTACATTGGCGCCGCGCTTGCGCAAACTCAATATGCGGGAATTGCACTAA